In a single window of the Vespa crabro chromosome 18, iyVesCrab1.2, whole genome shotgun sequence genome:
- the LOC124430300 gene encoding COP9 signalosome complex subunit 7 isoform X1: MTGGTSTEKSTSNPLEQFVLLAKTAKGAAALELIRQAVETPGVHVFGELLDMPNIKELESGPYVQYWNTLNLFAYGTYKQYLENKDKVLELTPTQKKKLQHLTIVTLATKSKCIPYSILLEELDIKNVRDLEDLIIEAIYADIIHGKLDQKNSQLEVDYAGLGRDVRPGDAGVVAETLSAWGEACDAVLACIEEQVTRANVEKQKATYHKERIQRDIANIKKLLAAQAGGGGVQEADVAGGSSSAGGSESGREALPVLPDLKKKQQKVKCLRGSGSTDTFLGSTAAFSGSTTPFSGSSTSRTDVDRPSVKKLG, translated from the exons ATGACTGGTGGTACATCCACCGAAAAGTCAACAAGTAATCCTCTGGAACAATTTGTGCTGCTTGCAAAAACAGCTAAAGGTGCAGCAGCTTTGGAATTAATACGTCAAGCTGTAGAAACACCGGGAGTTCATGTCTTTGGTGAATTACTGGATATGCCAAATATAAAGGAATTGGAAAGTGGTCCATATGTTCAATATTGGaatacattaaatttatttgcatatggtacatataaacaatatttagaGAATAAAGATAAGGTTCTGGAATTGACTCCTACGCAAAAAAAGAAGCTTCAACATCTTACAATTGTAACACTTGCAACTAAGTCTAAATGTATACCTTATTCTATCTTGCTTGAAGAacttgatataaaaaatgtcaGAGATCTAGAGGATTTAATAATAGAAGCTATATATGCAGACATAATACATGGTAAATTAGATCAAAAAAATTCTCAATTGGAAGTGGATTATGCTGGCTTAGGACGAGATGTTAGACCCGGTGATGCAGGAGTAGTAGCAGAAACTTTATCTGCTTGGGGTGAAGCTTGTGACGCTGTTTTAGCGTGCATCGAAGAACAAGTGACACGTGCAAatgtagaaaaacaaaaagccaCTTATCACAAAGAAAGAATACAACGAGAT ATTGccaatataaagaaattgctGGCTGCTCaagctggtggtggtggagtaCAAGAAGCTGATGTAGCAGGAGGTAGTTCTAGTGCAGGTGGCAGTGAATCTGGTAGAGAAGCTTTACCGGTGCTACCAGATCTAAAGAAAAAGCAACAGAAGGTGAAATGTCTCAGAGGCAGTG GATCTACAGACACATTTTTAGGATCTACTGCGGCATTTTCAGGATCTACAACGCCATTTTCAGGATCGTCTACGTCGCGAACTGATGTCGATCGGCCGTCGGTGAAGAAATTGGGGTGA
- the LOC124430300 gene encoding COP9 signalosome complex subunit 7 isoform X2, producing MTGGTSTEKSTSNPLEQFVLLAKTAKGAAALELIRQAVETPGVHVFGELLDMPNIKELESGPYVQYWNTLNLFAYGTYKQYLENKDKVLELTPTQKKKLQHLTIVTLATKSKCIPYSILLEELDIKNVRDLEDLIIEAIYADIIHGKLDQKNSQLEVDYAGLGRDVRPGDAGVVAETLSAWGEACDAVLACIEEQVTRANVEKQKATYHKERIQRDIANIKKLLAAQAGGGGVQEADVAGGSSSAGGSESGREALPVLPDLKKKQQKVKCLRGSGRQNIFCGI from the exons ATGACTGGTGGTACATCCACCGAAAAGTCAACAAGTAATCCTCTGGAACAATTTGTGCTGCTTGCAAAAACAGCTAAAGGTGCAGCAGCTTTGGAATTAATACGTCAAGCTGTAGAAACACCGGGAGTTCATGTCTTTGGTGAATTACTGGATATGCCAAATATAAAGGAATTGGAAAGTGGTCCATATGTTCAATATTGGaatacattaaatttatttgcatatggtacatataaacaatatttagaGAATAAAGATAAGGTTCTGGAATTGACTCCTACGCAAAAAAAGAAGCTTCAACATCTTACAATTGTAACACTTGCAACTAAGTCTAAATGTATACCTTATTCTATCTTGCTTGAAGAacttgatataaaaaatgtcaGAGATCTAGAGGATTTAATAATAGAAGCTATATATGCAGACATAATACATGGTAAATTAGATCAAAAAAATTCTCAATTGGAAGTGGATTATGCTGGCTTAGGACGAGATGTTAGACCCGGTGATGCAGGAGTAGTAGCAGAAACTTTATCTGCTTGGGGTGAAGCTTGTGACGCTGTTTTAGCGTGCATCGAAGAACAAGTGACACGTGCAAatgtagaaaaacaaaaagccaCTTATCACAAAGAAAGAATACAACGAGAT ATTGccaatataaagaaattgctGGCTGCTCaagctggtggtggtggagtaCAAGAAGCTGATGTAGCAGGAGGTAGTTCTAGTGCAGGTGGCAGTGAATCTGGTAGAGAAGCTTTACCGGTGCTACCAGATCTAAAGAAAAAGCAACAGAAGGTGAAATGTCTCAGAGGCAGTG gaaGACAGAATATATTCTGTGGGATTTAA
- the LOC124430300 gene encoding COP9 signalosome complex subunit 7 isoform X3 has product MTGGTSTEKSTSNPLEQFVLLAKTAKGAAALELIRQAVETPGVHVFGELLDMPNIKELESGPYVQYWNTLNLFAYGTYKQYLENKDKVLELTPTQKKKLQHLTIVTLATKSKCIPYSILLEELDIKNVRDLEDLIIEAIYADIIHGKLDQKNSQLEVDYAGLGRDVRPGDAGVVAETLSAWGEACDAVLACIEEQVTRANVEKQKATYHKERIQRDIANIKKLLAAQAGGGGVQEADVAGGSSSAGGSESGREALPVLPDLKKKQQKVKCLRGSDMQLSP; this is encoded by the exons ATGACTGGTGGTACATCCACCGAAAAGTCAACAAGTAATCCTCTGGAACAATTTGTGCTGCTTGCAAAAACAGCTAAAGGTGCAGCAGCTTTGGAATTAATACGTCAAGCTGTAGAAACACCGGGAGTTCATGTCTTTGGTGAATTACTGGATATGCCAAATATAAAGGAATTGGAAAGTGGTCCATATGTTCAATATTGGaatacattaaatttatttgcatatggtacatataaacaatatttagaGAATAAAGATAAGGTTCTGGAATTGACTCCTACGCAAAAAAAGAAGCTTCAACATCTTACAATTGTAACACTTGCAACTAAGTCTAAATGTATACCTTATTCTATCTTGCTTGAAGAacttgatataaaaaatgtcaGAGATCTAGAGGATTTAATAATAGAAGCTATATATGCAGACATAATACATGGTAAATTAGATCAAAAAAATTCTCAATTGGAAGTGGATTATGCTGGCTTAGGACGAGATGTTAGACCCGGTGATGCAGGAGTAGTAGCAGAAACTTTATCTGCTTGGGGTGAAGCTTGTGACGCTGTTTTAGCGTGCATCGAAGAACAAGTGACACGTGCAAatgtagaaaaacaaaaagccaCTTATCACAAAGAAAGAATACAACGAGAT ATTGccaatataaagaaattgctGGCTGCTCaagctggtggtggtggagtaCAAGAAGCTGATGTAGCAGGAGGTAGTTCTAGTGCAGGTGGCAGTGAATCTGGTAGAGAAGCTTTACCGGTGCTACCAGATCTAAAGAAAAAGCAACAGAAGGTGAAATGTCTCAGAGGCAGTG ACATGCAATTGTCACCGTAG
- the LOC124430360 gene encoding arf-GAP with coiled-coil, ANK repeat and PH domain-containing protein 2 codes for MKPLIEFEECLRDTPKFRSCIEEVENNIDILEQKLDKVLKNCSLMIETGKTFVGQQSQFTNSLWDLSLYFSSDPDIMAFLNKLIHSMQEMNKFHSILLDQASRTIIKDLNIFMKSDIKKVKETRHYFEKISADLDIALNRNSQVPKSRPTEYEETSNILSATRSCFRHTALDYVHALTMLQTRKRHEILGSLLTYMHACITYYHQGSDLGQDLDSFLKDLSEDLVRMRDDSNKLEKEMENRHIYVNNRDLTPSPIPGNPKMEGYLFKRTSNAFKTWNRRWFCLRDHQLVYKKRTGDDDYTVMEEDLRLCTVKPVVDCDRRNCFEVLSPTKSHMLQADSEEAYLAWVTAMQQAIGAAIQRGMGTLSTTSSQELQLRDVKCPSRPSSKPKSRVWEQLLKISGNDICCDCGGSNSRWASINLGITLCIECSGVHRSLGVHYSKVRSLTLDDWEPEILKVMAELGNTVVNNVYEALPIPPNMIKATPKCNSNIREAWIKAKYVDRMFVKPLTNIITNEHSPNQEQMHFRKWSVRKLRRRPRSYDLDSLNRNKTILNSSKSALCSSSDDSKHTSIESLNSVEKSISQKTDTVSTMSDNSSTDIKNSSTLYTKILTQTHNDVNENNSLCKIIDSESAANNEEVLKTDVSKFEENACDNITSDINDISNDKNNDLEIQKTEKIMLSDVLMFGCDLPKSMIDGSLELSSDQDSTAGEDEEFADEEDIENLHPEMLLYKAAAAHNLPVMCAALAAGADKLWSNVNDRGRTALHQAIISGSVMSCEYLLLNGARINCQDADGKTPLYLATELGHTAQVCLLLKHRADQHIKDESGVKPLSIAVKEANADIVTLLRLGLLNEEMKDSEIGVTGDETFNDVVRDFSQLACSHPERLQRRNDSNNIPHSPE; via the exons ATGAAGCCTTTGATCGAATTCGAAGAGTGTTTGCGAGACACACCAAAATTTCG GTCTTGCATTGAAgaagttgaaaataatatagatatattggAACAAAAATTGGATAag gTATTAAAGAACTGTAGCCTGATGATTGAAACTGGAAAAACTTTTGTTGGACAACAAAG tCAATTTACCAACAGCTTATGGgacttatcattatattttagtaGTGATCCAGATATAATGgcatttttaaataagttaATTCATTCTATgcaagaaatgaataaatttcacAGTATATTATTAGATCAAGCATCTAGAACTATCATCAAAGAtctgaatatatttatgaaaag tgatattaaaaaagtgAAGGAAACACGTCATTACTTTGAGAAAATATCTGCTGATTTAGATATAGCCTTAAATCGTAATTCACAAGTTCCAAAATCAAGACCCACGGAATACGAGGAAACTTCGAACATTTTATCAGCTACACGATCATGTTTTCGCCATACTGCATTAGATTATGTACATGCATTAACGATGTTACAAACACGAAAACGACATGAAATATTGGGCTCTCTGCTTACTTATATGCATGCTTGTATAACTTATTATCATCAAGGTAGTGATCTTGGTCAAGACTTGGACtcatttttaaaagatctTAGCGAGGATCTTGTTAGAATGAGAGATGACTCTAATAAACTTGAAAAGGAGATGGAGAATAGGcatatttatgttaataatagagATTTAACTCCTTCGCCTATACCTGGTAATCCGAAGATGGAaggttatttatttaaaagaactaGTAATGCATTTAAAACGTGGAATAGAAGATGGTTCTGTTTGAGAGATCATCAACTTGTTTATAAAAAACGTACtggtgatgatgattataCCGTCATGGAAGAAGATTTACGTCTTTGTACTGTAAAACCTGTAGTAGATTGTGATAGACGAAATTGCTTTGAAGTATTGAGTCCAACAAA gaGTCATATGTTACAAGCTGATAGCGAAGAAGCATATCTAGCATGGGTAACTGCTATGCAACAAGCTATTGGTGCTGCTATTCAACGAGGCATGGGTACTTTATCTACTACTAGTTCACAAGAATTACAATTAAGAGATGTTAAATGTCCATCACGGCCATCATCTAAACCTAAATCAAG agtATGGGAACAACTATTGAAGATTTCTGGAAATGATATTTGCTGTGATTGCGGTGGATCAAATTCAAGATGGGCTAGTATTAATCTAGGAATTACACTTTGCATAG aatGTTCTGGTGTACATAGGAGCCTTGGAGTTCATTATAGCAAAGTACGTTCTTTAACATTAGACGATTGGGAACCAGAAATATTGAAAGTTATGGCAGAATTAGGTAATACCGTAGTAAATAACGTATACGAGGCGTTACCAATTCCTCCGAATATGATTAAAGCTACACCAAAATGTAATAG cAACATACGCGAGGCCTGGATAAAAGCTAAATATGTAGATCGTATGTTTGTTAAACCTttaactaatattattacaaacgaGCATTCGCCTAATCAGGAACAAATGCATTTTCGTAAATGGAGCGTTCGTAAATTACGTCGTAGGCCACGTAGTTATGATCTTGATTCTTTAAATCGAAACAAAACTATTTTAAATTCTTCCAAGAGTGCTTTGTGTTCAAGTTCGGATGACAGTAAACATACATCAATAGAAAGTTTAAATTCTGTTGAGAAATCAATATCGCAAAAAACGGATACGGTTTCTACAATGTCTGACAATTCAAGTactgatataaaaaatagttCTACcctatatacaaaaatattaactcaAACCCATAACGacgtgaatgaaaataatagtctTTGTAAAATCATCGATTCGGAATCTGCAGCAAACAACGAAGAAGTACTTAAAACGGATGTGtcgaaatttgaagaaaatgcATGTGATAATATTACCtctgatataaatgatatatcaaatgataaaaataatgacttgGAAATACAAAAAACTGAGAAAATTATGCTATCTGATGTATTGATGTTTGGATGTGATCTACCAAAATCAATGATCGATGGGAGTTTAGAATTAAGTTCAGATCAGGATTCAACAGCTGGTGAAGATGAAGAATTCGCTGATGAAGAAGACATAGAAAATTTACATCctgaaatgttattatataaagcAGCAGCTGCACATAATCTACCTGTTATGTGTGCTGCTTTAGCTGCAGGAGCAGATAAATTATGGTCAAACGTTAACGATAGAGGTCGTACTGCTTTACATCAAGCTATAATAAGC GGTTCTGTGATGTCCTGCGAATATCTTCTATTAAATGGTGCTCGTATCAATTGTCAAGATGCAGATGGAAAAACTCCTTTATATTTAGCTACGGAATTAG GACATACGGCCCAAGTATGTTT